The genomic stretch GATCCAAGATGTCTTTAAGTAAGTTTAGGTTCAATTTGCTCATATCACTGCCAGGAATCAATTCTAGAGATGCTACAGATCTGTATCTTCAAGTTCAATACAGAGATCAGCAGTTCCAACTGGCAAATAAGAACATTCCCCGACGAGGGAGTTCTTACAAAAATACAAGGTTACATCAACCAAGAAAAACCCAACGCTACCACCTCTCTTACTCTGATCGTCCTCTCGCTAAGAGGATGACGATGGAGGCTACAAGGACAAGTAGCGGATCTGACAACTGATCACCATAGTCGGATGGAGCTCTGTATCAGTTGTGCCCAACACATCCATATGTCTGCCGCTTGCTACTCTCTGAGCTCTGCTCTGGCTGTGGAGTTTGCCGGCCTAGGTTGAGCCACGACTCTGGCTTGCCCTCCTCCATGGATGCAGAAGAACCATGTACTTGATATGGGGCCTTGGTGCTGATCCTGGAAGATGATGGCAAGGAGAAGAAAAACTTTAGCTTTCAGCTGCAGTAACGTCGTGTGGATCTATTTGGGAGTGTCGATTACACACCGGTCCTTCCTCTTCTCGAGGAATCGGTGGAGGGAGTTCCTTCTGGCTATGGGCATGTCTGCAATCCATCAGAAGCAGCTACTGGtcagttgggggggggggggggtggggcgcGGAAAGAGGAATTCATCACATCACTTTGCTGGCAATAGATTACAATGACAGAGGAGTCGTTACCTGAAGCATTGGCCTTCGACAGGCTATCCGCAGGGGCTGGCGTCGCTGGACTTCCGCCGGACCGAGGGCCATCAGCTCTGGCAGTGGAGGAGTGATGGGTGGAAAAGCTGAGATTTTGGGGCGCAACGCTCTCTTTGGCCGCCTTCTGCATCAGATCCTCGGCCTTTTCGGCTGGGAAATCATCAAAAACCAGCACCTTTCCACCATAGAAGATCGTCAGTTGGCCCTTCTCCATCTTCCTGAAACCATGGTTGGAAGAATCAGATTAAGCTCCCTTGTCATCACATAAAAATCTGTAGCAGAGTCTTACTTGATATCTGAGGTCTTCTCGCCAGGTTCCTCCATGGCCAGAGCACCTGAATCAAGACCAGACTTGTGGGGAAAGAGATCCATGGATTTCGGAGATGTTTGATCCTCTCCCGGCACATCCACCCCTGGCAACAGGCTCATGGTCGCCGGCGCCGGAGATTTacctgaaagaaaaagaaagatcagAGTAAATTTTATCTTCGTCAATTACTTGTTCAAAGAGCAAAACTGAAGAACATGTAGAACTGACAAATAAGGCGAAAAAAACAAAAGGCTTTTAGAGATCCAAAGCTCAAAAAATCTCACCTTTACCCTGTTGATCAAGAGCTTTAGGGGTCATCTCCAAGCCAAGGCCACCCAAGCCGCCCTTCTCCTTCAAGTACTGGCTCAACAGCCTGCACGTCTCATTGAAGTTGGACTTCTCTCCCTTGCTTCTTcccatcttcctcctcctccgcctcctctctcCTCACCCTTCTCGAGCCTTTTGTTTTATAGAAATCGTGCGTTGGAATCGTCCATTGGGTGAGAGGGAAAGCGAGAGAACAGTGCGGCGGAGTCGAGAATCACGTGTTCTTTTCGAAGTGGCTGAAGGAGGGAATTGATGGcggaagaaagaaggaagaagaaaagagagaagggAATAATAAGACTTGGAAACACGTGATGCCTTCGACAAACAACAAACGTCGGCCGCAGAGAAGACGACTGAGAGTGCAGCTGCTGTCACAGTAACACATGCAGTGGGCGTAATCCTCACAAGACTACAAATTAAATATGATGCATTAAATTCTTCAGCAAATATGTTCAGCATTTACTATCTCCAA from Musa acuminata AAA Group cultivar baxijiao chromosome BXJ1-3, Cavendish_Baxijiao_AAA, whole genome shotgun sequence encodes the following:
- the LOC135617406 gene encoding protein TIFY 10a-like, with translation MGRSKGEKSNFNETCRLLSQYLKEKGGLGGLGLEMTPKALDQQGKGKSPAPATMSLLPGVDVPGEDQTSPKSMDLFPHKSGLDSGALAMEEPGEKTSDIKKMEKGQLTIFYGGKVLVFDDFPAEKAEDLMQKAAKESVAPQNLSFSTHHSSTARADGPRSGGSPATPAPADSLSKANASDMPIARRNSLHRFLEKRKDRISTKAPYQVHGSSASMEEGKPESWLNLGRQTPQPEQSSESSKRQTYGCVGHN